The Desulfocurvibacter africanus subsp. africanus DSM 2603 genome includes the window CTGCGTCCGATGCTCCCGGCTGCGCAAGCCGAGCAAGGCCTTGCCCAGCTGGATGACCACGAAGGGTGTGAAGCTGCCCGTCAGGATTAGGGTCCAGCCTGTCCGCCCCGGCTCGTGCACGCGCAGAATCTCCGCCAGGGATGGCACGAACAGCGCCGCTGCGATAAGCGCACCGCACAGTCCCAGCGCGGCCCATACAAAGGGGTTGCTGGTCACCTCGTTGACAACGACGTGCGGGCCGGGATCGCGCATGTTGAAGGTGTGCAGCATGCGCGCGAAGGTCAGGGTCAGAAATGACACGGTCACGGCTTGGCTCTCGTCCAGGCCGTAGCGGTTCAGCGCGAGCCAGAAGGCCGCGAGCACGCAGACGGCGATGAGCAGGCCGTAAGCCCCGGCCAAGGCCCAATGCCTGCCGGTCACCAGATGCTCCCCTGGTTTGCGCGGCGGTGCGTCCATGACCATGGGATCGCCCTCGCCCACGCCCAAAGCCAGGGCCGGGAACACGTCGAAGAGCATGTTGATGAACAGGATCTGCAGTGGGAGCAACGGCAGCGGCAGTCCGGCCAGGATGGCCGTGCCCACGATGATGATGCCGCCGATGTTGCCCGAGAGCAGATAGATCAGGAACTTGCGAATGTTGCTGAAGATGACCCGGCCTTGCTCCACGGCCGCGACGATGGTCTGGAAAGCGTCATCCTTGAGCACCATGTCCGCGGCCTCGCGAGCCACCTGAGTGCCGCGCAGACCCATGGCCACGCCTATGTCAGCCTTCTTGAGCGCCGGGGCGTCGTTTACCCCGTCGCCGGTCATGGCCACCACTGCCCCGGTCTTCTGATACAGGGCGATCAGGTTGAGCTTCTGCTCGGGCGTGACGCGCGAGAAGATGGTCGTATCGCGCAGTTCCTTGCGCTTGCTTTCGGACAGCTTGTCCGGGTCGCCCAGCTCCTTGCCTTCCATGGGCCTTTGGCCGTTGGACAGCTTGAGGGTTTCGCCGATGCTCTTGGCGGTCATGGGCTGGTCGCCTGTGACCATGACGACCTTGATGCCCGCCCGGCGCAGCTTTTCGATGGCTTTATCCACTCCCTTGCGCGGCGGGTCCATGAGTCCGTACAGGCCGAGGAAGGTCAGATCCTCGTACGAGTCGTCGTGTTCATCTCCCGTGCGCTTCATGGCCGACCCGAGCACGCGCAGCCCCTGCGCGGCCATCTCCGAGTTCTTCCTCCGCCATTCGTCCCTGGCGTCGTCCGTCAGGTCCTGTTCGCCGTCCGGACCGAGCACGCGCGTGCTGGCTTCCAGCACCGACTCGGGCGTGCCCTTGACCGCCACCAGGAAACCATCGCCCTCCTTGTGCCAAGTGGCCATGAGCGCGCGCTCGGGATCGAAAGCGTCCTCGCGCACCTCGGGCTTGGCCTCTAGGAGCTCCTTGCGGTTTATGCCTTTGGTTTTGCCGGCCTGGAGCAGGGCGATTTCCAGAGGGTCGCCCACGCTCGCCTTGTCCTCTCCACCGATCTGGGCGTTGTTGCACAGTACGCCGACTTCAAGCATGCGCTTGAAAGCCGGGCTGTCCGAGGATCCGGCCGGATCTCCACTCCCGGAGGAATCCTTTCCGTCCAAGGGTATCTCGGCGATGCCGCTCTGTCCTGTCACGGCCACTCGCTGCAGATGCATGCGGTTTTCGGTGAGCGTACCGGTCTTGTCCGTGAAGATGACGCTGGTCGAGCCCAAGGTTTCCACGGCCGAAAGTCTGTTGATGAGCGCATTGCGCGCATTCATGCGCCACATGCCCCTGGCCAGGGCGACGGTGGCCACGATGGGCAGACCTTCCGGGATGGCCGCCACGGCCAGGGCAACGGCCGTGGTGATCAGCAGGTAGGTTTCCATGCCCACCAGATACCCGTTGACCATAACCGCGGCCGCGACCAGCAGCACGACCCAGAACAAGCGCTGACCGAGCGCGTTGAGGCGCTTCTCCAGGGGCGTTTCCTCGCCCTTGGCCGCCTCGGCCATCTCGGCGATATGGCCAAGCTCCGTGCGCACGCCCGTAGCCGTGACCACGGCCTTGCCCGAGCCCACGGTCAGGGCCGTGCCCTTGAAGAGCATGTTCGTCAGCTCGGCCATGGGCGCGTCTTTCTCCACGGGCTTCACGCTCTTGCCCACGGGCACGGATTCGCCCGTGAGCGCGGACTCGTCAGCCTGCAGACGATTGGACTCCACGATGCGCGCGTCCGCGGCCACGACATCTCCGCTCTCCAGCACGAGTATGTCGCCCGGGACAAGTTCCACGGCCGGGATTTCCTTGGCCGAACCACCGCGGAGCACCCGTGCCTTGGTGCCGCTCATGCGTTGCAGGGCTTCCATGGAACGTGTGGCCTGCAGTTCGGTGAAGAAGCCGATGAACACGTTGATGCCCAGAGCAATAAGGATGGCCACGGCCTCGGGCCACTCGCCGAAGATGTACGAAACCACGGCGGCGCCAGCCAGCAGGGCGACGACGAGATTCTTGAGCTGGTCGAGCAGGATGCTCCAGGCCGAACGCTTGCGCCGTGCGGCCAGACGGTTTTCTCCGTATTGCTCCAACAGCGGCCCGATGTCGCCCTGACCCAAGCCTTGGCCAGGGTCCACGCCGAGATCGTCCAGCACTTCCTTGGCAGCCCTGGCCCACGGCTGTTGGATGGCGGCTTCGGGTCCGTCGTTCGCTCCTCGCTCGTGTGGCTTGTCTGCCATTCATTACCTCGCTCAGTCTCAAGTTGAACAGCTATGAGGAAAGGTAGCATAGTTCCGATGGCGGTCCAATGCGGGCACAGCAGAGAGCGGGAGTCCGATATGTTGACAAAACGGATATCACGGCTAAATAACCCCGAGTTCCTTAGCGCCTTTAAGCAAAATGGCCCGCGTTGTTAGCTTGGGCCTGCAAGATGCAATGGCTCGCAACTATTCCGCAGACCGGAAATCGGTCTTTATCGGGCGTCCGAATAAGCGCGCCTTTAAACGCATGCTCCAGGGTGCGCTTTTGGGCGTCGGCGCACCAATGGGCTGGCTTGTAATCAGCGCCGCGACAGGCTTCAGCCAGCATGCCGATAGCACTTACCATTATGCGCTCATGGCCTACATGCTGCTGGGCACCATGCTTTCCTTCGGGCTGTTCGGCTGGTACGCCGGTCGCAAGGAGGATCATCTTGCCCAGCTTTCGGTCATGGACCACCTGACCGGAACCTACAACACGCGCTTCTTCCACCGGGCCCTGGAGCGAGAGTTCGCCAATTATACCCGCTACAGTCTACCCATGTCCCTAGTGCTCCTGGATCTGGACCATTTCAAGCTCATCAACGACACCTACGGTCATCAGTCCGGGGATGTCGTACTGTCCGAAGTCGCCGAGATCATTTGTAGCACTGTGCGCCAGGGCGATACCGTGGCCCGCGTGGGCGGCGAGGAGTTCGCGGTGATCATGCCGGGTACGACCACCGATAATGCCCTGGCCGTGTCCGAGCGCATTCGCGAGGCTATCAAGTCCCGACCGGCGCGTTCCCTGGCCGGAACGACCTTCACCGTGCGCGCTTCCCTGGGGGTGGCGGGCACGGACAGAATTTGCCCCCTCTCGGCCACGGAGTTCTTCGCCCGCGTGGACCGCGCCTTGTATTGCGCTAAGGAACAGGGTCGCGATCGTTCCGTGGTTGCAGAGGAGACCGGCCCTCTTGCAGGCTCCTATTCCGCCATATCTTCCGAGGGCTCCACGAAATCGTAGCGGCCGCCGTGCTGTACGAGCAGGAAGCGCCCCTCGTCCGCGCCTACGTTGCGTGCGCCGTGCAGCAGGCCTGGGCGCACCTCGGCGCTGGCTCCGCAGGCGAGCCGAAAAGCCTCCTGCCCTTCGACCTTCAACAGCAGTTCGCCGGCCAGACCGTAAAACACGTCGGTCATCCACGTGTGGCGGTGCGGCCTGACCTCGCCGCCTGGCGGTAGGGTCATCTCGGTCACCCGGAACGAGTCCTCAAGGACCACGACCTTGCGGGACGGGCCTGGCCGGGCTGAGGCTTTTTCCTGGCTCTCGCTCATGCCATCTTCCTCGTAAGCAAACGCCAGTTGAAAAACTGCATGCGCAAGCAGTTCTGTTTGTGGATGAATCCTAGCAAACAAGAGGGAAATGACAAAGGCCGACTCGGTTTGCCCGAGTCGGCCTTGACATGAGTGCAAATGTGCTACGCAGGCGCGTTATAAGGGCAGTGTGTAGAACATGCGCAGCATATGCGCGGGGATGGGGCTTTGCCAGACGCCCGCGGCCTCGGCCAGCAGCCAGGCACCGAGCATGATAAGCAGCGCGGCCAGGCCCATGGTGATCCAGGGCATGCGTCGCCGGCCCAGGGACATCGACAGGCAGCCGTCCTTGCAGGCTTGCACGCAGGACAGGCAGCCCATGCACTCGGGAGAATTTACGCGAGGCGTGTCCTGCACACGGATGGCCATGGGGCAGGCCCGCG containing:
- a CDS encoding cupin domain-containing protein, which encodes MSESQEKASARPGPSRKVVVLEDSFRVTEMTLPPGGEVRPHRHTWMTDVFYGLAGELLLKVEGQEAFRLACGASAEVRPGLLHGARNVGADEGRFLLVQHGGRYDFVEPSEDMAE
- a CDS encoding GGDEF domain-containing protein — protein: MGWLVISAATGFSQHADSTYHYALMAYMLLGTMLSFGLFGWYAGRKEDHLAQLSVMDHLTGTYNTRFFHRALEREFANYTRYSLPMSLVLLDLDHFKLINDTYGHQSGDVVLSEVAEIICSTVRQGDTVARVGGEEFAVIMPGTTTDNALAVSERIREAIKSRPARSLAGTTFTVRASLGVAGTDRICPLSATEFFARVDRALYCAKEQGRDRSVVAEETGPLAGSYSAISSEGSTKS
- a CDS encoding cation-translocating P-type ATPase; this translates as MADKPHERGANDGPEAAIQQPWARAAKEVLDDLGVDPGQGLGQGDIGPLLEQYGENRLAARRKRSAWSILLDQLKNLVVALLAGAAVVSYIFGEWPEAVAILIALGINVFIGFFTELQATRSMEALQRMSGTKARVLRGGSAKEIPAVELVPGDILVLESGDVVAADARIVESNRLQADESALTGESVPVGKSVKPVEKDAPMAELTNMLFKGTALTVGSGKAVVTATGVRTELGHIAEMAEAAKGEETPLEKRLNALGQRLFWVVLLVAAAVMVNGYLVGMETYLLITTAVALAVAAIPEGLPIVATVALARGMWRMNARNALINRLSAVETLGSTSVIFTDKTGTLTENRMHLQRVAVTGQSGIAEIPLDGKDSSGSGDPAGSSDSPAFKRMLEVGVLCNNAQIGGEDKASVGDPLEIALLQAGKTKGINRKELLEAKPEVREDAFDPERALMATWHKEGDGFLVAVKGTPESVLEASTRVLGPDGEQDLTDDARDEWRRKNSEMAAQGLRVLGSAMKRTGDEHDDSYEDLTFLGLYGLMDPPRKGVDKAIEKLRRAGIKVVMVTGDQPMTAKSIGETLKLSNGQRPMEGKELGDPDKLSESKRKELRDTTIFSRVTPEQKLNLIALYQKTGAVVAMTGDGVNDAPALKKADIGVAMGLRGTQVAREAADMVLKDDAFQTIVAAVEQGRVIFSNIRKFLIYLLSGNIGGIIIVGTAILAGLPLPLLPLQILFINMLFDVFPALALGVGEGDPMVMDAPPRKPGEHLVTGRHWALAGAYGLLIAVCVLAAFWLALNRYGLDESQAVTVSFLTLTFARMLHTFNMRDPGPHVVVNEVTSNPFVWAALGLCGALIAAALFVPSLAEILRVHEPGRTGWTLILTGSFTPFVVIQLGKALLGLRSREHRTQAA